The following are encoded in a window of Haliotis asinina isolate JCU_RB_2024 chromosome 14, JCU_Hal_asi_v2, whole genome shotgun sequence genomic DNA:
- the LOC137261951 gene encoding iduronate 2-sulfatase-like: MNPAALVLTFSCLALAGGNKNVLFLIVDDLRPQLGCYEDQHFPSPTHPKMHTPNLDALAKKSLLLTRGYCQYALCGPSRASVLTGRRPDSTHVYNLRQYWREVGGNFTTIPQYFKEHGYNTVGMGKIFHPGASSGDKDPVSWSDGKPNVDFQGDRQPYLDYTLVKAITESELLQNPLSETMLANHAIDTVKHVSHKAKSGQQNFFVAVGFHKPHIPWHCPAKYLNYYPTHSVKPPSNMYPPKNMPLVAWHYYKGLGNYDDVKELNLTDIGNVGFHFPNDTVVKLRQAYYACVSWIDDEIGRILKTLEDEGLADDTIVSFWGDHGWALGENGEWEKQTNFEIGTHVPFMVRVPGLTDHGIKTDKLTELVDLFPTLVEAAGLPKLSRCLSNEHDVKVCAEGDSMVPLMKNPNDGAWKQAVFSQYSHSLEDSGPYMGYTIKTDRYRYTEWPQFDFSLYLPDWDKQQGAELYDHLTDPWETENRANNQAYLSIRQQLSRQLRAGWRNIGTHGGPLVG; encoded by the coding sequence CCTAGCTTTGGCTGGCGGAAACAAAAATGTGCTCTTTCTTATTGTGGATGATCTACGGCCACAGCTAGGATGCTACGAAGATCAACACTTCCCATCCCCGACCCACCCCAAGATGCACACACCCAATCTGGATGCGCTTGCAAAGAAGAGTCTTCTGTTAACTCGAGGCTATTGTCAGTACGCTTTGTGTGGACCCAGCAGAGCTTCGGTGCTGACTGGGAGACGACCGGACTCAACGCATGTTTATAACCTTCGACAATACTGGAGAGAAGTGGGAGGGAACTTTACAACTATCCCCCAGTATTTCAaggaacatgggtacaatactgTAGGAATGGGGAAGATTTTCCATCCTGGCGCTTCATCTGGAGACAAAGATCCTGTCTCCTGGTCTGATGGGAAGCCCAATGTTGATTTTCAGGGAGACCGTCAACCATATCTTGACTACACACTGGTAAAAGCTATTACTGAATCGGAGCTACTCCAGAATCCTCTGAGTGAAACTATGCTTGCCAACCATGCCATTGATACGGTAAAACACGTTTCTCACAAGGCAAAATCTGGACAACAGAATTTCTTTGTAGCTGTTGGCTTTCACAAACCACATATTCCTTGGCATTGCCCTGCAAAATACTTAAACTACTATCCAACACATTCTGTAAAGCCACCGTCAAATATGTACCCTCCAAAGAATATGCCTCTCGTTGCCTGGCATTACTATAAAGGACTGGGTAATTACGACGACGTGAAAGAATTGAATTTGACTGATATTGGAAACGTTGGATTCCATTTCCCAAATGACACGGTTGTAAAGCTTCGTCAGGCCTACTATGCCTGTGTCAGTTGGATTGATGACGAGATTGGGCGCATCCTGAAAACCCTGGAAGACGAGGGACTAGCTGATGATACCATTGTCTCCTTCTGGGGGGATCACGGCTGGGCACTAGGGGAAAATGGAGAATGGGAGAAACAAACCAATTTCGAGATCGGAACACATGTCCCTTTCATGGTTCGAGTTCCTGGTCTCACCGACCATGGCATCAAGACAGACAAACTTACTGAACTGGTGGATCTTTTCCCAACGCTGGTAGAAGCTGCAGGATTACCGAAGCTCTCTCGGTGCCTATCAAATGAACACGATGTTAAAGTTTGTGCTGAAGGTGACAGTATGGTTCCGCTGATGAAAAATCCAAATGATGGCGCTTGGAAGCAAGCAGTCTTCTCTCAATATTCTCATAGCCTAGAAGACAGTGGCCCGTACATGGGCTACACAATCAAGACAGATAGATACCGTTACACTGAATGGCCGCAGTTTGACTTCAGCCTCTATCTACCAGACTGGGACAAACAACAAGGTGCTGAGTTGTATGACCATCTAACTGATCCCTGGGAAACAGAAAACAGAGCCAACAACCAGGCTTACCTTTCCATACGTCAACAACTCAGTCGGCAACTGCGGGCAGGATGGAGAAACATAGGTACTCACGGAGGGCCATTGGTTGGATGA